Below is a genomic region from Dioscorea cayenensis subsp. rotundata cultivar TDr96_F1 chromosome 14, TDr96_F1_v2_PseudoChromosome.rev07_lg8_w22 25.fasta, whole genome shotgun sequence.
GATCCTTTGAAAAGATTGAGAGGTCAAGTGATACATGTGCCGATGAAAATGAGCTTTGCGCACTCTGGGCATCGGCCGGAGAGTGCGAAAAGAATCCTAATTACATGGTTGGCTCCAATGCTGCAGTTGGATTTTGCAGGAAGAGCTGCAATGCCTGTTCATCTCAAGAGATAAAATAGTACACAAAGTCTTAGGGATCATATGGTAAATTTCTTGAAAACCTTTGGTAGCTAGATGTAAATTTCTAAGCATTAGTTTGGTTCACTGTTTCATTGTGAAATAGGTATCTaggaatgaaatgaaatgagTGTTGTAATGTGATGTAATTTGTCTAGTTTAGCGAAACATCAACAGcatcaaaataaaagagatCATGCATGTCAGAACATACAATGGTTAAggttttaaagaattttaaatCTAAAGTTTAGTGTTGAATTGTTTAATTGaaatttgttcattttactaCTTTAATGGAATGTTTATGGTtcaatttggtgtttttttagtAAGGTATTGACTCTTCAATCAATTTACTTGTTAGTTTTTTTATCCTTTGATTACcatcattatttatttcaatatacaattatttaaatttaatatcacTTGACAACTCAAATTTCTACCACTTAAACTAACTTGTTACtggttaaattaaattttaataaaatagatactACACATCATAATTTCATGGACTCTTCCTTCAACTTtcgtttaaaaaatttaattatctaaataaaaatatttaatatatttttttaaaataacattgaTAAATACACTCtcgttaattttaaaaatctaatattaatattaaattatttaacttttattaatattttatgtacCTACCATATACAATATTCCATCAGCCCAATTTTCTTAAAAGTTTGTACCctgcatgaaaaacaaaaaacctcaaataataataatatatatatatatatatatatatatatatatatagagagagagagagagagagagagagagagagagagagagagagagatggatcTCATGGCGTGAGTTTACATCTAGATAAGAACATTGCCcagaataataataacatcataCATATaaatgcatttaaaaaataaaaataaaaaaaacactttaattacatatttaacaTAATTAGTCTTccattaaaacattaaagcaaataacacttcaattaaattaaaatttattttaataaatatgaaagcTGATTCTTTATTCACACGGAGGAGATCTTCTTTTTTGGTCACCTCATACataaatcttaattaatttcaGATTGTTCTGTTTCATCCATTTCCATCATGGCCTTCAGCTCTTCCAGCTCCCTAGTAACAATAGCAAGGTCTTCTGTTAACATTTCATTAGCATCTTGTAAATGCTCTAATTCATGTTTAACTTCATTGAGTTCACTCTCATTCACATCTTTAATGctaatattataaatactttGAAGATATTTTATAGCACTTAAAGTAGCTTCATTTTTagcttctttttttgtattcGCTTCAAATCTACCATGTTGTTCATAAATTCCAAATTTATCTTCAAATTTGACTTTGGCTAAAAACAATGGTTTATGATCTGGACCACGTTTTTTGCATTCATAATTTACAGAacttcaatttttcaaaaagctCCTTAAGTATCACCTTAAATTGAATAGTGACAACAATATTATCTTCgtcttgcattttttttctattgtgatttattgaaaacaaataaaaattcctATCAATGAAATGTATGAAAATATGTCATAAGTAattgcttataaaaaaaaatagtatgcaGAAAATTCACATGATACCGTAAATGAGCAATATCCTCAATCTGGTAATtctaagatatttttaattttgctagAAAACTTTTGAACCTAAATAAACAACCAACGTCTTGTTATGTTATAATGCCTTCAACGATCCTTTTATAAGACatgccatatatatttttttaattttcttttcaagatgTAAGAAGGTAAAAAGTCAAAATCATGATATGCCTACGTATCAATGCTACAAATGAGGTCATTTAGTGATTGTTGTAGGTTATAGAGGGGAAAGCCAAATGTCATTAAGTTATGAATGAAGAGATTTGGCATTAGATCACCATTTTCATAGCATCACATAGACTTAATAAACACTATCCAATGAAATAAACCAAATTTCATAACATAACATAAGATGGACTTAATAAACACTATTCAATGAACACAAAGCCAAATTTCATTAAGATGTGAATGAGAGATTTTTGAGGGATAGGATtaacataatatatacataataattaGGGACCAAAACCGAAAATTATCCTTGAAGCAACATGGTGATCGGCAATGGCGgagcaaaaatatttttttaaaaggggccaaataaaaaaaaattagcattcaATTTTTACACAAACTAATTAAATTCATTGAAGTTGCATACTTGCATCAGTAATTGATCTCTTAGATGATGAGGTTTCAagattataaaaagaaagaagttgtcTTTATCAATGAATGATCTAAGAGATTTCAAGATTATAAAAAGATAGAGTTTCAACTTTATCAATGAATAATGATTGGTTTtcagtagtttttttttaatatacatcaATAGTTGATCTCATAGGCATATTataatttgtgaataaaaataaaaaattaataatacatataaaaaatcacATAGATTTAATTACCAATACAAATTAAAGAACACAAAACTTACACGATAATATAATATCTTGTgtttgaacaaataaaaaaaaattacctgcAAGCAAAAGTTTGGGATGCCTGGACGATTCAATGACCATTAGGTTTTAGGTGAATTTATAGCAAAAATTAACCATCCGAATGACATCCGGATAATCaatgcatgtttttattttaaattattttattatttcatttagaTTCTAATTAGGATAATTAagcttatctttttttaattatttttatttttaaaaacttttattggATATAACATAAGCTTTTTCCTAATTTATATAacttttatactatataaaaagttgggaaaagtaaaaaaaaaaattgtggttcCGAGATTTGCAAATTAAGcggtgaggttttttttttccaattctaTAATATGTGGTTTTGAGAGTTGCAAAAAGAAGACAAACCGTAACTAACTCATTAACGGTATTACATTAAATTGACAAAatcatcattttatataaaacCTAATTTATATgacataaatatatgtatatttttaaaatttattaatatttttcaaaattctactaaaaaatttaaatattaaaaattaaacaaaatattaaaaatcatgatttttttatgctaCTTGGTGAATTTTTATATGAGTGAACAATTTTACCCATGTTAAAAATGACAAATTTAATATCTtgactttaaaaaaatctaaaaaaatcgTATGTATTAAAACTcactctttatttttaaaatctcaGAAACCTTGCTCTTTATCTTATTAATCTCATAAAAGccacaaggtttttttttttaatttcccaaaAACAATTTGTTAACATGTtggtgagaagaagaagaagaagaagaagaagaaggagaaggagaagagcaTCATCATCCATGGCTTCTCAAACCCTAGTTCTCCAGGTCATGGCCGCCATGCTTCAACTCCGCCCCTTCTCCACTTCCCTTTCCCCCTCCCCACGCTTCCCTGGCTGGACAACCAACTCCATCCTCTCCATCCTCGCCGCCATcccctccttcttcttcctctccaccCGCTCCATCGGCCGCCAACCCACAACTCGCCATCGCTCCCCTCTCAAACCTCGACCTCTCCGTCTCCACACCCTCGCCGTCCACCGCGACCCTTCCAGGATCCATCTCGGCGTCTCTCAAGCCCTAGCTTTCTACTCCTGGGTCGAATCCCATTGTGGATTCATCCACAACGAGAGCACTTGCCGCGCGATGTGCCGAATCCTTGCCAAATCCAACAACCTCCGGATTCTATGGCGGTTCCTCAGATCCAACCAAACCCtagtcaccaccaccaccatcacctccATCATCAAGGTCCTTGGCGATGAGGGTTTGGCCAAGGAGGCCTTGGCCGCATTCTATCGGATGAAACAACTGCATTGCAAGCCTGATGTCATCGCCTACAACACCCTCATCTCGGCGCTCTGCCGGATTGGTGATTTCAAGAATGCAAGATCTCTTCTTGAGCAAATGGAGCTTCCTGGAGCTCGGTGCTCGCCGGATACCTACACTTATACGATCCTCATTGGGTACTATTGCCGGAGGAGCATGGAGACCGGGTGCCGGAAAGCGATCAGGAGGAGAATTTGGGAGGCTAATCACATGTTCCGGCGAATGCTTTTCAAGGGTTTTGTTCCTGATGTTGTGACCTACAACTGTTTGATCAATGGTCTCTGTAAGAGTTATCGGATTGAGAGAGCTCTggaggtgtttgatgaaatgctgcAGAGAGGTTGTGTGCCAAATAGAGTTACTTATAATTCTTTCATTAGGTATTATAGTGTTGTGAATGAGGTTGATAAGGGTGTTGAGATGATGAGGGCAATGGTGGCACGGAAGCATGGTGTGCCCATGTCCAGCTCTTACACGCCGATAATTCATTCGCTTTGTGAGGCCGGAAGGGTTGAGGAAGCGAGGGATTTTCTCGTTGAGATGGTTCAGTTTGGGTCTGTTCCGAGGGAGTATACGTATAAATTGGTTTGTGATGCTTTGAGTAGATTGGGTGTGGATGGTTTTGGAGCTGATTTGAGGAGACGAATTGAGGATGGAATCGATGCGAGGTTTAGATCAGTGATGCGGGTGAAGCCTATAATGCAACGCCCGAAATAGATCTATTTGTGTGTTTGGATGATGTAATGATAAATCAAGCTGTTACACTTTGATAACTGTTGCTCTTTGTGAGGCAAGGAAAGTTATGAAAGTAAGGAAGGTCTATTCCGAGGGAGCACATACATCCATATGAACTAGTTTGTGATGCATTGGATAGTTCAGGGGAAGAAGGTTTTGGGGCTGATAAGAGTGGAAGAATAGAGAATGATATTGATGAAAGGCTTAGTCCAGTGATGCCGGTGAGGCCTGTGTTCGAATTGTCAAAAGAGATCAGTTGTGGATGTCTGATGACAAGGTGAGGCCGAAGTTGAGTTCAGCTTTGTAGCAATGAGATGGAGCAAAAGGGAACCAATAAAGAGCACTTAAGTTCTACAGGTGAAAACTACTACCAATCTTATTCCATTTCATTAATCTTGTTGCTTGCTTCTTACTTCCTATAGAAAGTATGCTGAGTCTTAACAACTTTTTGCTGTACTGCTACCTTGAGTTCACTTTGATGCTTTATGTATTTTTTCAGGTAAGGCTTAATCTTGGACATCCTAGTGTTATTCCTGATagtttaattgaaaaacaataaatgctCACAAGAGATGTACAATGTGCTTTGCTTTTAGTGTTCCTGCTTTCTTGTGGCAAGTTTGATAGAAAATTGCTTTTCATGTTATCCTAGAAGTTCTTTGTTGTTATCACCATGTTAGCTGCCATACTCAGTATCTGTTATTGGTATCTTTTGATGTTGAAGTGTTATGGCCATAACTATGACAAGAAAGAGAGGACATAATAAGATGGAATATATTATCATTATGTCAGGACTTGTTAGATTTTCTATAGGGTAGTGGTCCTATTAGAAATAGGATAAGGGATATAAGCTTTTGATCTATTCCACACCGTCACATGGACGCTGGAACCACCGATACACAATCACTACTCACACTTCTAAAATTATACCCTCACATGTGATTTGAACTCTTACCACTTTAAAAGATTCTAACGGAAAAATCAGTTACTAATAAATCACTTGGTCGTTGGTAAATCACATGACCtcatttgctatttttttattgttgtgattcgaactctcaccactcgtgAAGGATTCTAACGGGGAAATTAGTTACTAAAAAATCACTTGGTCTTTGGTCAATCACATGACCTCTTTTGGCACTTCTTTATTGTTGTAAGCTTGGCTAGTTACATTCTTGAccaaatcataataaaattggTGTGGTATGAATGTAAGTTCAAACCAAAAAATCATTTGACTTTGGTTAGTTTGTTAATTATCCGGACCAATATGATTTTATAGTTGTCATCAAACTCAATGAAATCCAATTTTAGAAGGCAACAGGTCTTTGTGCTAATTGACATTTACTTACTCGAGCTCACTTATATAAGtgaaatatttaacttttttgCTATTAGATACAGATAATGTCCCTCTATTaaacttaatttatttgattagtTTGACATCAGATTTAACTATGCCTCTTCTTAAATAAATACCAAACTGGATTTTGCAATAGAGCAAATCATGCATTTGTTGGTTCATTGTGTTtgttatacatatttatatcattttttttaacttcccCAGGTGTCCAGGATGGCCTGAAGCGCTTGATGAAAAGATCTTTTTGGTGGAACATGAATCTTAATGGAATAACAGTTGATTAGACAGTAAATTCTGGGTTGAGTTCCATTTGTGATAATCATTTGATTGTAATTGATTGGATATTATGGACATTATCCATCTTGTATTTATTGCTGATGTAAAGCTACTATCTAACAGAGTAAAGGATGTGAAAACAAGCtcacaattttttcaaaaaccaataCTGTATTAATCAGGCACCAGTTTCTCATAACAAATAACTTTAACAAATACAACCCTAAGCACAAAACTTAAAActaatttgcaaaaattatattaaattttagagAGCTTAAtaatctgtgtgtgtgtgttgtgttCAA
It encodes:
- the LOC120275054 gene encoding pentatricopeptide repeat-containing protein At1g77405-like, giving the protein MLVRRRRRRRRRRRRRRASSSMASQTLVLQVMAAMLQLRPFSTSLSPSPRFPGWTTNSILSILAAIPSFFFLSTRSIGRQPTTRHRSPLKPRPLRLHTLAVHRDPSRIHLGVSQALAFYSWVESHCGFIHNESTCRAMCRILAKSNNLRILWRFLRSNQTLVTTTTITSIIKVLGDEGLAKEALAAFYRMKQLHCKPDVIAYNTLISALCRIGDFKNARSLLEQMELPGARCSPDTYTYTILIGYYCRRSMETGCRKAIRRRIWEANHMFRRMLFKGFVPDVVTYNCLINGLCKSYRIERALEVFDEMLQRGCVPNRVTYNSFIRYYSVVNEVDKGVEMMRAMVARKHGVPMSSSYTPIIHSLCEAGRVEEARDFLVEMVQFGSVPREYTYKLVCDALSRLGVDGFGADLRRRIEDGIDARFRSVMRVKPIMQRPK